In one Photobacterium swingsii genomic region, the following are encoded:
- a CDS encoding phospholipase D family protein: MLVPDKNRLDYGEQLIAPEGYELTHAIATTYSLDLNTLLTVPIAMCFGHTLEGSVEHMRIALLEALGMLGDKLTVFYQQGNIKLPDKYNSLFGLLESSLIPVVPNAGESNSEFSSFHPKLWLLRFESPDETQNVKYRLIVLSRNLTFDRSWDLSAVINGESRGKRKPANRQLIDFFDELYRGSSTLSFDEVIDPEELIRVHWDKPDNITELGFLSTVFDDGNKRQHPIRLEHGNQAMLAVSPFIRGGGKVGALDWLSTFAPDDQRYLFSRKEELDMAGEKALDGWYCYALNEPLVDAEENEEMDQSPFVENDLNLHAKLLVVDENDSTTSWHLGSANTTQAAMGDETKNPRNSEFMLRLTGSKDHIGVHSLIKQWVNERGTGLFTKHEFSELEQIEEEDSERVLRLLEFSLIKADWKLEVDANGDDEYQLTLNGTQVDIPANFEVKVSTLSASQPRPLSREVIWDGLNPSQISALIHFEISEKDSVVKNLVVQAEIIFNCKLDRGKAITNELLENRSQFMSYIAMLLHIDPSKQDLMNNTGKGGGEGAGGVFFTKDSVIYEKLMRAAALSPDLLERIDRLQAQVDENIIPDEFKTLWGVFSSFVPSK; this comes from the coding sequence ATGTTAGTGCCGGATAAAAATCGCTTAGATTATGGCGAACAGCTTATTGCTCCCGAGGGTTATGAGCTTACTCATGCTATCGCCACGACGTATAGCTTGGATCTAAATACCTTGTTGACGGTGCCAATTGCCATGTGTTTTGGCCATACCTTAGAAGGCTCGGTTGAACACATGAGAATAGCGCTGTTGGAAGCGTTAGGAATGCTGGGAGATAAACTCACAGTATTCTACCAACAAGGCAATATTAAGTTGCCAGATAAGTACAACAGCTTATTTGGCTTGTTGGAAAGCAGTCTTATTCCAGTAGTTCCAAACGCAGGAGAGTCGAATTCGGAGTTTTCGTCGTTTCACCCGAAATTGTGGTTACTGCGATTCGAAAGTCCAGATGAAACTCAAAATGTAAAATACCGCTTGATAGTGCTGTCACGTAACTTAACGTTTGATCGCAGCTGGGACCTTAGCGCCGTAATTAATGGAGAATCAAGAGGGAAGCGAAAGCCAGCCAATCGTCAGTTGATTGACTTTTTTGATGAGCTTTACCGCGGATCATCAACGCTTTCATTTGATGAAGTGATTGATCCAGAAGAGCTAATTAGGGTGCATTGGGATAAACCAGATAACATCACTGAACTTGGTTTTCTCTCTACTGTTTTTGATGATGGCAATAAACGACAGCATCCAATTCGTTTAGAGCATGGTAATCAAGCCATGCTTGCCGTATCACCTTTTATTCGAGGAGGCGGCAAAGTCGGGGCTTTAGACTGGCTTAGTACCTTTGCTCCTGATGACCAACGTTACTTATTTAGCCGTAAAGAAGAGCTTGATATGGCGGGCGAGAAAGCGTTGGACGGTTGGTACTGTTACGCACTTAACGAACCCCTCGTCGATGCGGAAGAAAATGAGGAAATGGACCAGTCCCCATTTGTAGAAAATGACCTCAATTTGCATGCAAAGTTATTAGTTGTTGACGAGAATGATTCCACTACCAGCTGGCACCTTGGTTCTGCGAATACAACTCAAGCAGCGATGGGAGATGAAACCAAGAACCCGAGAAATAGTGAGTTCATGCTTCGTTTAACGGGCTCTAAAGATCACATTGGTGTTCATTCACTGATCAAGCAATGGGTTAATGAGCGTGGTACAGGCTTATTCACAAAACATGAGTTCAGCGAACTAGAACAAATTGAAGAAGAAGACTCTGAGCGAGTCCTCCGTCTACTAGAGTTCAGTCTAATTAAGGCCGATTGGAAACTTGAAGTTGATGCGAACGGTGATGATGAATATCAGTTGACCTTAAACGGCACTCAGGTTGATATCCCGGCGAATTTTGAGGTTAAGGTTTCTACGTTGAGCGCGTCTCAGCCTCGTCCATTATCTCGTGAAGTTATCTGGGACGGTCTTAACCCCTCCCAAATTAGTGCGCTCATCCACTTCGAAATATCTGAAAAGGATTCAGTGGTTAAAAATTTAGTCGTTCAAGCTGAAATAATATTTAACTGTAAATTGGACCGTGGGAAGGCAATAACCAATGAACTGCTCGAGAATCGCTCGCAGTTTATGAGTTATATCGCGATGCTGTTACATATCGACCCAAGTAAGCAAGATTTGATGAACAATACGGGCAAGGGAGGCGGTGAGGGGGCTGGTGGCGTGTTCTTCACCAAAGATAGTGTGATCTACGAAAAATTGATGCGAGCGGCTGCGTTAAGTCCGGATTTGTTAGAAAGAATTGATCGTTTACAGGCGCAAGTCGATGAAAATATCATTCCAGATGAATTTAAGACGTTATGGGGCGTCTTCTCGTCATTTGTACCATCTAAATAG
- a CDS encoding DEAD/DEAH box helicase: MTQAILEQLNGVLAGLKDFQKATVDLVIDKYQTPEHSHRILVADEVGLGKTIVAKGAIAQLLKRHVGSNTTKPMRVIYICSNLALADENRQKLALFNGEDAKRWVKPSTFGRLVELALKPKKSEINDEHIIEVCTLTPSTSFTLTAGSGNCRERAILAVLLSQTTNLCEVVEPIRQLFKTNQITKEGRWEDELRYLDLYFDTDPLVVSQLESGLSKPCESNVLREHFSSLHEAALYLANCWNNDSGETDKTSHLFYHFRVEIRRLVARCCAGSLQADLFILDEFQRFQSLTDQSSDSEESLIARQVFSDKGKAKKAKSKVLLLSATPFKAMTTINDEDDESSHHEQLHKLLDFLSHNDVDFVSQYELKRNLLHGDMLTLSSGNADFESISDANARSVEKLLREYIARTERSQISKGFEQLIHSNELCCGSDFSVEEVQGYRAIEALNAVLPKGRGGVSLIEFAKSAPWAISFLNGYAFKELYHRNINNPDVRKLLRKSKSSEHTQAWLSHANIQNHRLNVEQSAPNAKVKALSKVIFEGSPENLLWSPPCKPYYQFDGVFKGNESFTKTLLFSSWALVPKALSCLWSYEAERRVIKGKGKRPQYHSDKNSSPLLRFEGKSTLNVWHLLYPCKSLVDVSYLGDSLDEVLAQQTTLIQSKLACLKQYESDDKTNSDWYVLAPMLLDRQAGEVEHFEQWIQQIDSRLSQEGRTKHFAKIKQYFEGSESFALGKMPDDLAKVLAYSSLANPATCAMRTIQALWSEDLSELDLVSYSVQFAELTIRLFNHEYAIPIVKRNVKHTLLSGQTASPAWYKVLVYCAHGNYQSMLDEYCHLLATSGSDVYAATSKLEHAMGIRSSSEQVHFWENRTKAKDKCSSSMRCHFAVPLGNQKLNDDSGLKRVVSVRDAFNSPFRPFVLSSTSIGQEGLDFHWYCRRVVHWNLPNNPIDIEQREGRVNRYKSLVVRQRIAENHTPDFGNKADVWEQLFAQAANDDANKTSDLEPYWFTPNGKAQIERIVPTYPMSKEVAKYAEVKKILVLYRLAFGQPRQQELLENFTACDIESEEFNRVKDSLIIDLAPLNTI, from the coding sequence ATGACACAAGCAATCCTAGAGCAACTAAACGGTGTATTAGCTGGCCTTAAAGACTTTCAAAAGGCAACGGTAGATCTCGTTATAGATAAGTATCAAACACCCGAACACAGCCACAGAATACTGGTTGCTGATGAGGTGGGGTTAGGAAAAACTATCGTCGCGAAAGGTGCCATCGCTCAATTACTGAAAAGACATGTAGGGTCCAATACGACTAAACCGATGCGTGTCATCTATATCTGCTCCAACCTTGCATTGGCAGATGAGAATCGCCAAAAGCTGGCGCTTTTTAATGGCGAAGATGCAAAGCGATGGGTGAAACCTTCAACATTTGGGCGCTTGGTTGAACTGGCTCTAAAGCCGAAAAAATCTGAAATAAACGATGAGCACATCATTGAAGTTTGTACGTTAACCCCTTCGACTTCTTTTACGTTGACTGCTGGATCGGGTAACTGCCGAGAAAGAGCGATCTTAGCGGTTTTACTGTCTCAAACGACGAATTTATGTGAAGTTGTGGAACCAATTCGTCAGCTATTCAAAACCAATCAGATTACCAAAGAGGGCCGATGGGAAGATGAATTGAGGTATCTGGATCTATATTTTGATACAGATCCGTTAGTCGTATCTCAGCTTGAAAGCGGCTTGAGCAAGCCTTGTGAATCTAATGTGTTAAGAGAACACTTTTCATCGCTTCATGAGGCAGCGCTCTACCTAGCTAATTGTTGGAACAATGACTCAGGCGAAACTGATAAGACTAGCCACCTATTTTACCATTTTAGAGTGGAAATTCGTCGACTGGTGGCGCGCTGTTGTGCTGGAAGCTTGCAAGCAGACTTGTTCATCCTAGACGAGTTCCAACGCTTTCAGTCTTTAACAGATCAAAGCTCCGATTCCGAAGAATCGTTAATTGCTAGGCAGGTATTTAGTGATAAGGGCAAAGCCAAAAAAGCAAAATCCAAAGTACTTTTGTTGTCGGCAACGCCTTTTAAAGCGATGACGACAATTAACGATGAGGACGATGAAAGCAGTCATCATGAACAATTGCATAAGTTACTCGATTTTCTATCACACAATGATGTGGACTTTGTCTCTCAATACGAACTGAAGCGTAATCTGCTTCATGGGGATATGTTAACCCTGTCGTCCGGCAATGCAGATTTTGAGTCTATTAGCGATGCCAATGCTCGCTCTGTCGAAAAGTTACTGCGAGAATATATTGCCAGAACTGAGCGCAGCCAAATTAGCAAAGGCTTTGAGCAGCTTATTCATTCCAATGAACTATGTTGTGGTTCTGATTTTAGTGTTGAAGAAGTCCAAGGTTACCGTGCGATCGAAGCGTTAAACGCAGTGCTGCCTAAGGGGCGTGGAGGTGTCTCTCTTATCGAGTTCGCTAAGTCAGCACCTTGGGCTATCTCTTTCCTAAATGGTTATGCTTTTAAGGAATTATACCACCGCAATATCAATAACCCTGATGTACGTAAGCTGCTAAGAAAGTCTAAAAGTAGCGAGCACACTCAGGCTTGGCTCTCTCATGCTAACATTCAAAATCATAGATTGAACGTTGAACAAAGTGCCCCGAATGCAAAGGTCAAAGCGCTAAGTAAAGTGATTTTCGAAGGTTCGCCGGAGAACTTGCTTTGGTCCCCTCCTTGCAAACCTTACTACCAATTTGACGGTGTATTTAAAGGGAATGAGTCTTTTACCAAGACGTTGCTATTTTCATCGTGGGCGCTTGTGCCAAAGGCATTAAGTTGCCTGTGGTCTTATGAGGCCGAACGTCGAGTAATAAAAGGGAAGGGTAAGAGGCCGCAATACCATAGTGATAAAAACTCTTCACCTTTACTTCGGTTTGAAGGCAAATCAACGCTCAACGTATGGCATTTACTTTATCCTTGTAAATCGCTAGTCGACGTGTCGTATTTGGGTGATAGCCTAGATGAGGTATTGGCTCAACAAACCACGTTGATTCAGAGCAAATTAGCTTGTTTAAAGCAATACGAAAGTGATGACAAGACAAATAGCGATTGGTATGTACTCGCTCCTATGCTGCTGGATCGGCAAGCTGGCGAGGTTGAGCATTTCGAACAATGGATACAGCAGATAGATTCGCGTTTGAGCCAAGAAGGCCGTACTAAGCATTTTGCCAAAATTAAACAGTATTTTGAGGGGAGTGAGTCATTCGCTTTAGGTAAAATGCCTGATGACTTAGCCAAAGTGCTGGCATATTCAAGCCTAGCTAATCCTGCTACCTGCGCGATGAGGACCATTCAAGCGCTATGGTCAGAAGACCTCTCTGAACTCGACTTGGTTAGTTACTCTGTTCAGTTTGCGGAGCTGACAATCAGACTGTTCAACCATGAATACGCAATTCCCATTGTGAAACGTAACGTTAAACACACTCTGCTATCTGGACAGACGGCTTCACCCGCTTGGTATAAGGTCTTGGTCTATTGCGCACATGGTAACTACCAATCAATGTTGGATGAATACTGTCACTTACTTGCGACATCAGGCAGTGATGTGTATGCAGCAACAAGTAAGCTAGAGCATGCCATGGGAATACGAAGTTCATCCGAGCAGGTTCACTTCTGGGAGAATAGAACAAAAGCAAAAGATAAATGTTCATCGTCGATGCGTTGTCATTTTGCTGTTCCGCTCGGCAATCAAAAACTCAATGATGATAGTGGCTTGAAACGAGTAGTGAGCGTACGTGACGCGTTTAACTCCCCATTCCGACCATTTGTGTTGAGTTCGACATCGATTGGTCAAGAAGGGCTCGATTTTCACTGGTATTGCCGTCGAGTGGTTCATTGGAACTTACCCAACAACCCTATCGATATTGAGCAACGAGAAGGGCGAGTGAACAGGTATAAGTCGCTTGTTGTTCGTCAACGCATAGCAGAAAACCACACTCCAGATTTTGGAAACAAAGCGGATGTTTGGGAGCAGCTATTCGCACAAGCAGCCAATGATGATGCGAATAAAACGAGTGACTTAGAGCCGTACTGGTTTACTCCTAATGGCAAGGCTCAAATTGAACGAATTGTGCCGACTTACCCAATGAGTAAGGAAGTTGCGAAATATGCTGAAGTGAAAAAAATACTGGTGCTCTATCGCTTAGCGTTTGGACAACCGAGACAGCAAGAACTCTTAGAAAACTTCACAGCTTGCGATATAGAAAGTGAAGAATTTAATCGAGTGAAGGACTCGTTGATCATCGACCTTGCCCCTTTGAATACTATTTGA
- a CDS encoding DUF7281 domain-containing protein, which produces MSQVLVKALTRLIEVYPDSIAGSTLTPSQKKQLEEFSRKTQSVQVTPKGRGVVYGILDIDVVKVTLEQLAPNQNLSSSVPQRAVNIASTRSSKQGYAGHDVTYVLAKTAANPRWEVSGGVLTEHLNVATDEFGVFSLEVGGERNRDLNTHHSIWLVENQALFDRLDWLPNNEPTTVIWYRGHLHNKLIEWLSVPKRAPIVYFFSDYDGVGLNNYRRLKDKLEERTEFWMMPNWKELLVRYGQNQLWNDTAREFKSFERNSQRLLELSSALRELVTEMKKQGSALEQEAVWLEIVK; this is translated from the coding sequence ATGAGCCAGGTATTGGTTAAAGCACTAACGCGACTAATCGAGGTATACCCTGATTCCATCGCTGGAAGTACATTGACGCCATCTCAGAAGAAGCAGCTTGAAGAGTTCAGCCGCAAAACTCAGAGTGTACAAGTTACCCCTAAAGGCCGTGGCGTTGTCTACGGAATCCTAGATATCGATGTCGTTAAAGTCACACTGGAGCAGTTGGCACCAAATCAAAACTTGTCTTCATCTGTTCCGCAACGAGCGGTAAACATAGCCTCCACACGCAGTAGTAAGCAAGGGTATGCAGGTCACGATGTTACCTACGTTCTAGCTAAAACAGCTGCTAATCCGCGATGGGAAGTTTCTGGAGGAGTACTAACTGAACACTTAAATGTAGCGACAGATGAGTTTGGCGTTTTTTCCCTTGAAGTGGGTGGAGAAAGAAATAGGGATCTTAACACTCATCATTCTATTTGGCTGGTGGAAAACCAAGCATTGTTTGACCGCCTAGATTGGTTACCCAATAACGAACCCACTACCGTTATTTGGTACAGAGGGCATCTACACAACAAACTGATCGAATGGCTATCGGTGCCTAAAAGGGCACCGATAGTCTATTTTTTCTCTGATTATGATGGAGTAGGACTGAATAACTACCGCCGCCTTAAAGATAAGTTAGAAGAAAGAACTGAGTTTTGGATGATGCCGAATTGGAAAGAACTATTGGTGCGTTATGGACAAAATCAGCTTTGGAATGATACTGCTCGTGAATTTAAATCTTTCGAGAGAAACAGCCAAAGACTTTTAGAACTTTCTTCAGCGTTACGAGAGCTTGTGACAGAAATGAAGAAACAAGGTTCAGCTTTGGAGCAAGAGGCCGTTTGGTTGGAAATTGTGAAATGA
- a CDS encoding condensin complex protein MksE gives MQTSKIYLNELAHLTELFNFFSSGRHLNRSADAVLWHELEQQAEQYQHLFAKLGFELRIDGRGFAWFHDDDANPNINKQSRQLALLLMVIFDHQADRGRSLGQFYQWMIDNTLLDEVYEKHQELLDTEELDQDALAKILDNAVRKGFAVQESNHWRLLPSVYRYLDHFEAITEQTSGSNASAYEEDESC, from the coding sequence ATGCAAACTAGCAAAATCTATTTAAATGAGCTGGCTCATCTGACAGAGCTATTTAACTTCTTTAGCTCCGGGCGACATCTTAATCGCTCGGCAGACGCAGTACTTTGGCATGAACTAGAACAACAAGCAGAGCAGTATCAGCACCTATTTGCCAAGTTAGGTTTTGAGTTGCGTATTGATGGACGAGGGTTTGCTTGGTTTCATGATGACGATGCTAATCCGAACATCAATAAACAATCACGTCAGTTAGCGCTATTGCTGATGGTGATATTTGACCATCAAGCTGATCGCGGCCGATCTCTTGGTCAGTTTTATCAATGGATGATTGATAATACCTTGCTAGATGAGGTTTACGAAAAGCATCAAGAGCTTTTGGATACAGAAGAGCTCGACCAAGATGCATTAGCAAAGATACTCGACAACGCAGTGCGAAAAGGTTTTGCCGTTCAAGAAAGCAATCATTGGCGTTTGCTGCCTTCGGTATATCGCTACCTAGACCATTTCGAAGCTATTACTGAACAAACATCTGGCAGCAATGCGTCAGCTTATGAGGAAGATGAATCATGCTAA
- a CDS encoding DUF6361 family protein: MSRQKSLIGWIDFSSTERERVSQVLSMLQEKGTLDELGIGQIRDAFADQLFPGFSTIQTRAKYFVTIPYIFHDYRKLDPYERPPLAEYISQQEDKLARCLVENHRHDMPDGIIGKESLEKGVARKPSSVYWNGLRQLSIAKTELSLREFVNQYQELANNKTEAHVDDDGQHSDIAQLMTKPDGYCESWLNQVSIKLTRKEADYLKNKLQLSSKIEHSVPAQLFKHNLVGEALQVGDMDVHNGWKAEALYENLKDSPISEQTKTCFENALEFSFVLEGAHIRYNILIAQRAKNIEQIEQWNEEFDVWLNQAHKQPTSFEQQSIDNWYEFAFGPHKSANNRTRQFIENWCSLIRENAPVDKLDACVKQQAIANKGARCLLKKALSENQKWVGMRKLEFRWPSARVILQDIQEGLDVSAG, translated from the coding sequence GTGAGCCGACAAAAAAGTCTAATTGGCTGGATAGATTTTTCATCTACAGAGCGAGAGCGTGTATCTCAAGTGTTATCCATGTTACAAGAGAAAGGTACACTTGATGAGTTGGGTATAGGACAAATCAGGGATGCCTTTGCCGATCAGCTTTTTCCGGGTTTTTCTACTATCCAAACCCGCGCTAAGTACTTTGTCACTATCCCATATATCTTTCACGACTACCGTAAGTTAGATCCCTATGAGAGGCCCCCTCTTGCTGAATACATTAGCCAGCAAGAAGATAAATTAGCTAGGTGCTTAGTCGAAAACCATCGACATGATATGCCTGATGGGATCATTGGAAAAGAAAGCCTAGAGAAAGGAGTGGCTCGGAAGCCTTCTTCCGTCTACTGGAATGGACTGCGCCAGTTATCTATCGCTAAAACAGAACTGTCGTTAAGAGAGTTTGTTAATCAGTACCAAGAGCTAGCAAACAATAAGACCGAAGCCCATGTTGATGACGATGGGCAGCATTCTGATATCGCTCAACTGATGACGAAACCCGATGGTTACTGTGAATCTTGGTTAAACCAAGTGTCAATAAAACTTACACGTAAAGAAGCTGATTACCTCAAAAATAAACTACAGCTATCGAGTAAGATTGAACATAGTGTCCCCGCTCAGTTATTCAAGCACAACCTTGTTGGTGAAGCTTTGCAAGTGGGTGATATGGATGTCCATAATGGTTGGAAGGCAGAAGCCCTTTATGAAAATTTAAAAGACTCTCCTATTTCCGAACAAACGAAAACATGTTTTGAAAACGCGCTGGAATTTAGTTTTGTTCTTGAAGGCGCGCATATTCGTTACAACATCCTCATAGCCCAACGTGCCAAAAATATCGAACAGATTGAACAGTGGAATGAAGAGTTTGATGTTTGGTTGAATCAAGCTCATAAACAGCCGACGAGCTTTGAACAGCAGAGCATCGATAACTGGTATGAGTTTGCTTTCGGACCACATAAAAGCGCAAACAATCGTACACGTCAGTTTATCGAAAACTGGTGTAGCTTGATTCGCGAGAATGCCCCTGTAGATAAGTTGGATGCATGTGTTAAGCAGCAAGCGATAGCAAATAAAGGGGCAAGGTGTTTGCTGAAAAAAGCCCTCAGTGAAAATCAAAAGTGGGTTGGAATGCGCAAACTGGAGTTTCGTTGGCCTTCTGCCAGAGTCATTTTACAAGATATCCAGGAGGGGCTAGATGTTAGTGCCGGATAA
- the mads1 gene encoding methylation-associated defense system helix-turn-helix domain-containing protein MAD1 encodes MLTLKEVAAYLKLAEKTAYRLASEGKLPGFKVGGSWRFKREDLEVWIEKQKT; translated from the coding sequence ATTTTAACCTTGAAAGAGGTGGCCGCTTACTTAAAGTTGGCCGAAAAAACAGCATATAGATTAGCAAGCGAAGGAAAGCTTCCTGGCTTCAAAGTCGGCGGTTCTTGGCGCTTCAAACGTGAAGATCTCGAAGTATGGATCGAAAAACAAAAAACGTAG
- a CDS encoding YadA-like family protein, producing the protein MAIGASNSFENGISVKGSMAYAQGKFSQKNMVVGAGVGYSF; encoded by the coding sequence ATCGCAATCGGCGCTTCTAACAGCTTTGAAAACGGCATCTCTGTTAAAGGCTCTATGGCTTACGCACAAGGTAAGTTCTCTCAAAAAAATATGGTAGTTGGCGCTGGTGTTGGCTACAGCTTCTAA
- a CDS encoding coiled-coil domain-containing protein, translating to MLSYGFQRLALIGSAGYQRAELPLDDSVSLIAPNNHGKTSLINALQFLLIIDQRRMDFGSHTLEKARRFYFPNNSAYILLEVILPQTGTVVFGCVGKGVGYDYEYFAYKGELNLDDFRLDDGNTVTQPKLVNHLATKKHRVYKFNDKEFRHSIYGGAKSKKTSDIDFTVFKLEHVSDARSFQQVLTKTLRLDKLNSSDVKDYLLKIFSRELPNASIDFKQEWEKAFQDINLEREQYLAAVNNLDTIQDLEQKFERTLSLRGKIAACQPKVNELLQDWHGYVRRMTESLSAQQEKLEQTQSELRGQDITRAGNRTDLTNKLEELNLIEKQQQELEERFTLIPDQSFLVSQLKTAEQNYDVQAALCIQSQRSSSASISKQLKEKKDQLQRLHSQRQTLGDNLYLHLSKVLNVDELEKLNKVLSQQVMQLPPSQYSFDINQLRHMLNGESPEQLSLSGLKLSLDELVHQHVQKTEQELMEEIGDVNKQVTELKQLLEASRESEAAERKKNELNQAVKQCEQYLRDYEQLQQLTKGQAQRNEQRLTFESQLVTINTELDNADKKHRELTQKIGEIADKLSQLSTDDSKVEKLKNQRIDDQALFTVLSDQPHTPWLLTDEWSLEYLPVRIEQYIEDCKDLDKLSKELRQMKNDLSQKGLTKFQVAQSQDEELKGIIQFSHCLDNEKKALERRARSAVVNVTASLRELRSGFYTLQSKMKEFNRLISHRQLSDLKTFKIEPVEESQLVDAMNVLIQQAEQTESGQSFELFDQASILDDVELDRAKNLLIEEGNARQGLRVADLFRLEFVVAKHRQQPESFEDIDSAASNGTVLMAKLVTGLAMLHLMQDKRHKMKAVCYLDEALALDTKNQTNLIEIADQFGFALIFASPAPLTTARYCVPIHQANGKNHISKNSWQIFEPIKSQELSQPQVEPSL from the coding sequence ATGCTAAGTTACGGTTTTCAACGTTTAGCGTTAATTGGCAGTGCTGGGTACCAGCGAGCAGAGCTTCCTCTTGATGACTCTGTGTCATTAATCGCGCCAAATAACCATGGTAAAACAAGCCTAATAAACGCACTTCAATTTCTACTCATCATTGATCAAAGAAGGATGGATTTCGGTTCTCATACGCTGGAGAAGGCGCGCCGTTTTTACTTTCCTAACAACAGCGCTTACATCTTGCTCGAAGTCATCCTACCGCAAACTGGTACCGTGGTGTTTGGCTGTGTTGGTAAAGGAGTAGGTTATGACTACGAGTACTTCGCTTATAAAGGTGAGTTGAACCTAGATGATTTCCGTCTGGATGACGGCAACACCGTAACTCAACCAAAGCTAGTCAACCACTTAGCAACAAAAAAACATCGAGTCTATAAATTCAATGATAAAGAGTTTAGACACTCGATTTATGGCGGTGCAAAAAGTAAGAAGACCAGCGATATCGACTTTACGGTATTCAAACTTGAACACGTAAGTGACGCTCGCTCGTTCCAGCAAGTCCTCACTAAAACGCTTAGACTCGACAAGTTAAACTCCAGTGATGTCAAAGACTACTTGCTGAAGATATTTAGTCGAGAGCTACCCAATGCTAGTATCGATTTTAAGCAGGAATGGGAAAAAGCATTTCAAGATATTAACCTAGAGCGTGAGCAGTACCTCGCAGCAGTCAATAATCTGGATACAATTCAAGATCTCGAACAAAAGTTTGAGCGTACTTTGTCGCTACGAGGAAAGATCGCTGCATGTCAGCCTAAGGTGAATGAATTGCTGCAGGATTGGCATGGTTATGTTCGAAGAATGACCGAGAGCTTATCAGCACAACAAGAGAAGCTTGAGCAAACGCAAAGTGAACTGCGAGGTCAAGATATTACCCGTGCAGGTAATCGCACAGACTTAACTAATAAACTAGAAGAGTTAAACCTTATCGAGAAGCAGCAACAAGAGCTGGAAGAGCGGTTTACTTTGATCCCGGATCAATCGTTTTTGGTGAGTCAATTGAAAACTGCAGAGCAAAACTATGACGTTCAGGCTGCTTTGTGTATTCAATCACAACGGTCCTCTTCTGCCTCGATTAGCAAACAGTTGAAAGAGAAAAAAGATCAGCTGCAAAGGTTGCACTCTCAGCGTCAAACTTTGGGTGACAATTTATACCTTCATCTTTCTAAAGTGCTTAATGTAGATGAATTAGAAAAGCTGAACAAAGTACTTAGCCAACAAGTGATGCAATTGCCACCTTCGCAGTATTCATTTGACATCAATCAGCTTCGACACATGCTCAATGGTGAATCGCCTGAGCAACTTTCGCTTTCAGGTTTAAAACTCTCCCTTGATGAGCTTGTGCATCAGCATGTTCAAAAAACAGAGCAGGAGTTGATGGAGGAAATAGGCGATGTAAATAAGCAAGTAACGGAATTAAAACAACTGCTTGAGGCAAGTAGAGAAAGTGAGGCTGCTGAGAGAAAGAAGAACGAATTAAATCAAGCAGTAAAACAGTGTGAGCAATACTTGAGGGACTACGAGCAGCTGCAACAATTAACTAAAGGTCAGGCCCAGAGAAACGAGCAAAGACTGACGTTTGAGAGTCAGCTGGTAACGATTAATACTGAGCTTGATAACGCGGATAAGAAGCATAGAGAACTCACGCAGAAAATCGGTGAGATTGCGGACAAGTTAAGTCAGCTGTCTACGGACGATAGCAAGGTTGAAAAGCTAAAGAATCAAAGAATAGATGACCAAGCGCTGTTTACTGTTTTATCTGACCAACCACACACACCATGGCTGCTTACGGATGAGTGGTCTTTGGAGTACCTACCTGTTCGTATCGAACAGTACATCGAAGATTGCAAAGACCTCGATAAGTTGTCCAAAGAATTGCGTCAAATGAAAAACGACTTGAGTCAAAAAGGCCTCACTAAGTTCCAGGTGGCTCAAAGTCAGGATGAAGAGTTAAAAGGCATCATTCAATTCAGTCATTGTTTAGATAATGAGAAGAAAGCGCTGGAAAGACGTGCCCGCTCGGCAGTGGTCAACGTCACCGCGAGTCTAAGAGAACTGCGCAGTGGCTTTTACACTTTGCAAAGTAAGATGAAGGAATTCAACCGATTAATCAGTCACAGGCAGTTATCGGATCTTAAAACATTTAAAATTGAACCAGTTGAGGAGAGCCAGCTTGTAGATGCGATGAATGTACTGATACAGCAAGCAGAGCAAACAGAAAGTGGACAGAGCTTCGAGCTATTCGATCAAGCCAGCATTCTCGATGATGTTGAGCTAGATAGGGCTAAAAACTTGCTGATAGAAGAAGGCAACGCTCGCCAAGGTCTAAGAGTGGCAGACTTGTTCAGGCTTGAGTTTGTCGTCGCAAAGCATAGGCAGCAACCAGAGTCATTTGAAGATATTGATAGTGCGGCTTCTAACGGAACAGTCTTGATGGCCAAGCTTGTGACCGGCCTAGCGATGCTTCATCTAATGCAAGATAAACGTCATAAAATGAAAGCAGTATGTTATTTGGATGAGGCGTTGGCCCTGGACACAAAGAACCAAACTAATTTGATAGAGATTGCTGATCAATTTGGTTTTGCACTAATTTTTGCATCACCTGCGCCGTTAACCACGGCACGTTATTGTGTGCCTATCCACCAGGCAAATGGTAAGAACCACATCAGCAAAAATAGCTGGCAGATTTTCGAACCAATTAAGAGTCAAGAACTGTCGCAACCACAAGTAGAGCCATCACTATGA